Genomic segment of Methanocorpusculum vombati:
GTCGCTCGCCTTCCCGCCGGAGCCGGCGGGTGGCGTTGCTATCGCAAACGCGACGGCAAACGCTGGACGGCGCCATTCGGGCGCCGCCAAGGTTAAACAGGATTTCTGCGAATTATTCCTGTCCTAAGGATGTTGGGATTTCTCCTTTGTACTGCGTCTACGGAAGGGAAGCTTGGAAAACTTCGGCGGCGCCGAGGTTAAACAGGATTTCTGCGAATTATTCCTGTCCTAAGGATGTTGGGATTTCTCCTTTGTACTGCATCTACGGAAGGGATGCTTGGAAAACTTCGGCGGCGCCCGAATGGCGCCGTCCAGCGTTTGCCGTCGCGCTTGCGATAGCAACGCCGCCCGCCGGCTCCGGCGGGAAGGCGAGCGACGAAACGCAAACGCGATTCGTGGAGGCAGCGAAGCTGCCGAGATTCGTGCGGATTCGCGTTATTCTTTCCTCATCCTACCCCTGTGAAACCCTCAGAACAACGGAAATTCCCGCAACCAGCCGCACATCAAAACCCCGGAACAACGGAAATTCCCGCAACCAACCCACATCAAAACCCTCAGAACAACGGAAATTCCCGCAACCAGCCGCACATCAAACCCTCAGAACAACGGAAATTCCCGCAACCAGCCGCACATCAAAACCCTCAGAACAACGGAAATTCCCGCAACCAGCCGCACATCAAAGCCCCGGAACAACGGAAATTCCCGCAACCAGCCGAACATCAAAACCCCGTAACAACGGAAAAACCACACAAAACCCCCAAAGAACCATGACACCACACGCCCCCCGCATCCACACCGGCGACTACCTCGCCTGGTACAAACACATCACCGGTGAATGGCAGTACGACTTCTCCGCCGGAGAAATCCGCAACACCCGCACCGGCAACCCCGTACCATTCCGCACAAACGCCGACGGCTACCTCATCACAACCGTCCGCGTCCACGACAGAAAAACCACCATCCTCAAACATCGCGCAGTATGGATCGCCGCACACGGCATCCTCGCTCTCCCCCTCGACTACACCCTGGAAATAGACCACATCAACCACGACCGCACCGACTGCCGCATCCACAACCTCCGGCTCGTCACCGTCGCAGAAAACCGCCGAAACTCCCGCAAAAAACAGGGACCCGTACCGCCGGACACCGTTCGCCGGATTCGCACGCGCTACGCCGCAGGCGGCATCAGCATCCGCGCACTCGCCGCAGAGCACCTCCTCTCCCCGGCAGCCGTATCCCGCATCGTCCGAAACCGCACCTACACCGGGGTCACCCCATGACACCCGAAACCGACCCCGTCTATCAGATAACCGACTACACCTGCACCAGCTGCGGACGCACCTTCTCCCTCGGCATCTGGACACCGCCCGAACCCCCGGACCCCGAACCCCTCCTCACCTGTCCCCGCTGCAAACAGACCGCCGTACGCACCGACACCGCAGAAAAACACATCATCGAAGAGTACTTCCGCCTCAGAAAAG
This window contains:
- a CDS encoding HNH endonuclease signature motif containing protein, whose amino-acid sequence is MTPHAPRIHTGDYLAWYKHITGEWQYDFSAGEIRNTRTGNPVPFRTNADGYLITTVRVHDRKTTILKHRAVWIAAHGILALPLDYTLEIDHINHDRTDCRIHNLRLVTVAENRRNSRKKQGPVPPDTVRRIRTRYAAGGISIRALAAEHLLSPAAVSRIVRNRTYTGVTP